A window of the Arachis duranensis cultivar V14167 chromosome 5, aradu.V14167.gnm2.J7QH, whole genome shotgun sequence genome harbors these coding sequences:
- the LOC107487388 gene encoding monosaccharide-sensing protein 3 yields MMQVVIIAVAATVGNLLIGWDSSTIAGGMTYIKQEFNLESDPTLEGLIVSMSFISGTIMTIFAGTVSDLLGRRPMLIVSSIMFFLSGLVILWAPNVTVILLSRILDGVAISLAVTLTPLYISEVAPADIRGQLNTVTQFSCSAGMFLAYILVFLMSLLSSPSWRTMLGVISIPSVGYFLLAMFFLPESPRWLVSKGRVPEAEKVLRRLRGVEDVSGELALLAEGLSPGGEATSLEEYIVAPASEALVHQEAGKDYIKLYGPNEGVSLVAHPVNGQGSLISRSMLSQQGSFVSQAAGSLKDPIVNLFGSLHENTLPEGGGSRSMLIHNANSIFGDSSPFGTGDNLHAPLMSFQGDAGERSKDNLGFRSTSSLRSSFAHGNAVETPRNTNIGGGWQLVYKPADDGKGVQRVYLHADPAAPSQEQHVSFVSASGYDIPVDVETYQAAALVSQSVLGTHDMLSMPEVAKKGPKWRSLLEPGVKRALIVGIGLQILQQAAGINGFLYYAPQILEQAGVGALLSNLGISSTSSSLLVNVITTFCMLPCIGLSIKLMDIAGRRSIMLYTIPVLIVCLVILVVRESFQMGSVLNAAITAVSVVVYESCFCMGFGVIPNIICAEIFPTSVRGICISMTSLTYWVCTLIVTSTFPYLLQILGLTGVFGLFVAGCIISWIFVYLKVPETKGMPLEVIIEFFAIGAKPGTDPATIGTKG; encoded by the exons CTTGGAATCTGATCCCACACTTGAAGGGCTAATAGTATCTATGTCCTTCATAAGTGGCACCATCATGACCATATTTGCTGGCACGGTCTCTGATTTGCTTGGCAGACGCCCTATGCTGATAGTTTCATCCATTATGTTCTTCCTCAGTGGTTTGGTGATTCTCTGGGCTCCTAATGTTACTGTTATTCTGCTCTCAAGGATTTTAGATGGGGTTGCTATTTCGCTTGCCGTGACTCTTACTCCTCTTTACATATCGGAGGTAGCCCCTGCCGATATCAGAGGCCAATTGAACACTGTCACACAGTTTTCGTGTTCCGCTGGAATGTTTCTGGCTTACATCTTGGTTTTCTTGATGTCCCTGCTGTCTTCTCCTAGTTGGAGAACCATGCTTGGGGTTATATCTATTCCTTCTGTTGGCTATTTCTTGCTTGCCATGTTTTTCCTACCTGAGTCCCCTAGGTGGCTTGTTAGCAAAGGTCGAGTCCCCGAGGCTGAAAAAGTTCTGCGAAGACTTCGCGGGGTTGAAGACGTTTCAG GGGAGTTGGCTCTGCTCGCGGAGGGTCTTAGTCCTGGTGGCGAAGCCACTTCATTGGAAGAGTACATAGTTGCCCCAGCCAGTGAGGCTCTTGTTCACCAGGAAGCAGGGAAAGATTATATAAAGCTATATGGACCAAATGAGGGAGTGTCATTGGTTGCTCACCCAGTAAATGGACAGGGTAGCTTGATATCGCGCAGTATGTTGTCGCAGCAAGGAAGCTTTGTGTCTCAGGCTGCTGGCAGTCTTAAAGATCCTATTGTCAATCTCTTTGGGAGTTTGCATGAGAACACTCTCCCTGAGGGTGGAGGTTCGCGCAGCATGCTAATCCATAATGCAAACAGCATCTTTGGAGATTCCAGCCCCTTTGGTACTGGCGACAATCTGCATGCTCCACTAATGTCATTTCAAGGTGATGCTGGGGAGAGATCAAAGGACAACTTGGGTTTCAGGAGCACTAGCAGCCTGAGAAGCAGTTTCGCTCATGGGAATGCTGTGGAGACACCTAGAAATACAAACATCGGTGGAGGTTGGCAATTGGTTTATAAACCAgctgatgatggaaaaggagtgCAAAGGGTTTATTTGCATGCAGATCCTGCTGCACCGTCTCAAGAACAGCATGTTTCATTTGTTTCAGCTTCTGGGTATGACATTCCTGTAGATGTCGAAACTTATCAGGCTGCTGCTCTAGTCAGCCAGTCTGTTCTAGGTACTCATGATATGTTGAGTATGCCAGAAGTGGCTAAAAAAGGTCCAAAGTGGAGAAGTCTGCTAGAACCAGGTGTCAAGCGAGCATTGATTGTCGGAATAGGGCTTCAAATTCTTCAACAG GCTGCTGGTATAAATGGATTTCTATACTATGCTCCCCAAATTCTTGAACAAGCTGGGGTAGGAGCTCTTCTATCGAATTTGGGCATCAGTTCTACATCTTCTTCATTACTTGTAAATGTCATTACCACATTCTGTATGCTGCCTTGTATAGGTCTTTCCATCAAGCTCATGGATATTGCTGGCCGGAG GTCAATAATGTTGTACACAATCCCTGTTCTGATAGTTTGTCTCGTGATACTAGTAGTCCGGGAATCGTTTCAGATGGGTTCTGTCCTCAATGCAGCAATCACTGCTGTTAGTGTTGTGGTCTATGAAAGCTGCTTCTGCATGGGCTTTGGTGTTATTCCCAACATAATATGCGCCGAAATCTTCCCAACCAGTGTTCGCGGAATCTGCATTTCTATGACTTCACTCACATACTGGGTTTGTACCTTGATTGTCACTTCTACATTTCCCTATTTGCTCCAAATCCTCGGCCTCACTGGCGTCTTCGGATTATTCGTTGCCGGCTGCATCATTTCATGGATATTTGTATACTTGAAAGTTCCTGAAACAAAGGGCATGCCTTTGGAAGTCATTATTGAGTTCTTTGCAATTGGTGCAAAGCCTGGTACTGATCCTGCTACAATTGGAACAAAAGGTTGA